The nucleotide window GGGAGGAGACGAGGCTGGAGAGTGGGCGCGCCACGGAGCGCACGCGGAGGAGCTCCGGGACGGCGAGGCGGAGCAGGATCTCGTGGAGGAGCTCCGACGGGAGTAGCAGCAGCGGGCCCAGCCGCCGTGGCGGCCGAGCTCGCGGGCGATGGGTGGGGGTGCTCGCGGGCGAGGGGGTGGTGGTCGGCCATGGGAGGCGGGGAGCCCCCGTGGCGCCGTCCCTGCTCGGCCCCCGCGGCACCTCCTCCTCGCCCGCGACCGTCGATTGAGATTGAGGAGAGAGGGACAGACTTTTGTTTAGGCTGTTGGAGAACGACGAGTTTTGGGTGCGGGACATTTTACTGTGCATGACCCAAATTATGGAATGGGTCTTTGATTTGAGTACTTGCTATTGGAGATAGTCTAACTAGTGCCCCATTGTCCTATAGCGGAGGCCTCTCCTCtactggattttttttattttaaaattatTTTCAAATATAacactattttatttttttgacgcCTGTATTCACACACACGGTCAGCAACGCAGGACGTGATTTGATTTGACGCATGACACTGATAGTCAGGCGAGCAGAGCtcagggcctcattgtgatccaTCCATCTCCATCCATTGGTCCGGTCCGTATGCCGTTTAGACTTTCGAGGCCAAAgacgtactccctccatactcatAAAACATATCGTTTAGGATATGATTGTGCTTATCAAGAAATGATTAATTAGAGGGTATTTTTTCCTATATGTCACTATTAAATAGGGTTGCGGGTGCATTCCATACGAGAAAGAACCATAACTCAAACGGCTAGCGTAGCGCGTCGTGAGCCCTGAGGACCGGGTTCGATTCCTGGCGGGTGCATATTTTTTGCTAGTGCCCtgattttgcatggcactgttTTGTTTTGGCTGAACGTGGCTAAGCGCGTTTCTGCGCGATTTTGGCCTGGCGCGCGCGAAAGATGCATGTCGCTGTGCACTGGCGCTCATTTGTTTCGTTCGTTTTTTCGTTTGAGTTCACTGGCGCTATTTTCTTTTCACTGCGCGCGTGCTCAACATGCCTGACGCTTGGAGTGCTTCGTCTATTTAAACGCCTCATACCTAGCTTCCTGCATCTACTACCTTGCCTCCTTGCTTGCTTGCTTAAACTACCGTGCTTGCTTGTTCTTAGCCATGTTCATCTACGACATGGCttagttttttcttcttcttccactTCTCCATACGGCACAATGGGTGATCCGTTCCCTGCCTTTGATCTGAATGTTCGTATAGAACAAGATGACGACGGCAACCTTCCCTTCAATCTCAACGAGCCAATATTGGAGGATCACAGCAACGGTATTGTGTCCATTGTTACTCAGTTTGCTCTTTCCATTTCTGATATTCATAGCAGTCGCTTGCAAATGTCTCCTTTCTCagtttgttatttcctttttcaaCAGGAATTGATTTGAACTTGCCACTTGATGAATTTGGTGCTGTTGACTTTGATTATGTACAAAACCTCTCAGGTAAGCCATGGCTATTATTTGACGTGTATTTGatttgatcttgtcacttgatgtaattagattttttttattgGTAAGCATGGCAATTATTTTGAATGTGCCATTAGATAAACCTGCATGCCGTATCTACTACTCCGTGGCTTGTTTAATTTCTTTTAATAGAACAGGTCATGACTAACAAGTGATTATTTTTTTAATAGAACATGCTGCTCCCATTGAAGCAAACCATCAAAGAAAAGACATGACAGAAGACGTCAGAAAACAAATTTATCAATCATTGTTGGCTAGAAGTAAGAATGGAAAACTAGGCAAGAAAGATACAACAATCGTTGCTGATCAGTTTGGAGTGCACATTCGGACAGTTCAGCGCTTATGGAAGCAATGTAAAATCCAACTTGCAAATAACATTTCGGTTGTGGTTGCTAGTCGAAAGAAGGGTAGAAGTGGTCGTAAGGCAGTCCCTCTAGATTTGGAACGATTGCGCAACATTCCTCTCAAGCAAAGAATGACCATAGAAGATGTGTCTAGTAAACTTAGTATTAGCAAAGCTAGGATACAaagatatttgaaaaaaaaagtttgctTAGGTGCCATTCTAGTAGCATCAAACCATACCTCACAGATGCTAACAAGAAGACTAGGTCGAAGTGGTGTGTTGATATGAttgagcaaggtttggttgatgatccaAAATTTaaggatttgtttgactttatGTTCATTGATGAAAAATAGTTCTAACTCTCTCAAAAatctgaaaaatattatttgttgccCGAGGAAGATGACCCACATCGCACTTGTAAGAACAAGAACTACATCCCTAGGCTCATGTTCTTGTGTGTATGTGCTCGACCAAGGtttaggaatggagaatgtgttttTGATGGAGAATAGGTTGTTTTCCACTTGTCACTTATGAACAAGCTATTAGAAGTCACAATCATATTCGTGGAGAAGAAGTAATCAAGCCAATTACATCAatcacaagggatgtgatcagagATTTCATGGTAAATAGAGTGTTCCCTGCAATTCGAGCCAAGTGGCCAAGAAAAGATGTGAACAAGTCaattttcatacaacaagataATGCACCTTCTCGTTTAAAAGTGGATGATCCTATTTTTTTGTGAGGCTGCTAAGCAAGATGGGTTTGACATTCGACTAATTTGTCAACCACCCAATTCTCCGGATTTTAACATTCTAGATTTGGGGTTTTTTTAGAGCTATTCAATACAAGAAGGATGCAAAAAACAATTAAAGATCTTGTTCCAGCCGTGCAACAGGTAAATGATCAATTGTTTCATATAATTCTATAATATGCTTGTTTTATTGTTTCTTCAATAACTAATTGATTGATTTCTTCATCACATTTTTGTAGGCAtccttagggcgcgtttagttccgatTTTTTTGGCtcttggctact belongs to Miscanthus floridulus cultivar M001 chromosome 4, ASM1932011v1, whole genome shotgun sequence and includes:
- the LOC136549123 gene encoding uncharacterized protein, with product MGDPFPAFDLNVRIEQDDDGNLPFNLNEPILEDHSNGIDLNLPLDEFGAVDFDYVQNLSEHAAPIEANHQRKDMTEDVRKQIYQSLLARSKNGKLGKKDTTIVADQFGVHIRTVQRLWKQCKIQLANNISVVVASRKKGRSGRKAVPLDLERLRNIPLKQRMTIEDVSKLFNTRRMQKTIKDLVPAVQQTVSCARYRNKKTPAGRHGHTGSSSTGNTGKYY